The sequence below is a genomic window from Polaribacter vadi.
TGTGGCGCATAATGGTCCAAAATTGTCATATACAAAAACACCTTTAGGAGGCGAATTTTTTATAAAAAGTAATCCGTTATTATTTGAGCAAGGTGTAAACGATTTAGAAATTACGCTAAATAAATGGGATGAGGTTCCTTGTTTTTTTTCCACCAATTTAAAATCGGCAATTCCTTTTGATATTTTTGCAGCAAGTTTTTATTTGGTAACTCGTTATGAAGAATATTTGCCACACGTAAAAGACGTTCATGGACGTTATTCTGCAGAGCAAAGTTTAGCCTATAAAAAAGGTTTTTTAGAAAAACCTGTAGTTGATATTTGGGCGTATAAATTTTTAAAATTACTGAAAGAAAAATTCCCAGAATACGAATGTAAAACAAGAACCTACAACTATATTTCTACGATTGATATAGACAATGCTTTTGCCTATAAACATAAAAGTTTGATACGAAGTTTAGGTGGTTTTTTTAACGATTTATTCAAGTTTAGGCTGTTAAATGTATTATATCGATTAGCAGTTATTTTTAATTTAAAAGACGATCCTTTTGATACGTTTCAAAAAATATTAAGACTTAAAAAAGAATACAATGTAAAAACTATTTTCTTTTTTTTAATTGGCGATTATACCACTTTTGATACCAATGTTTCTGCTTCAAAAAGTAAATATAGATTGCTGATTAAACAAATGGGCGATTATGCAAAAGTAGGTTTGCATCCTTCTTATTTTACGATGGAAAAAGCGAAACTTTTAAAGAAAGAAAAAGAGCGTTTAGAAAGTATTACAAACTCGCCAGTAAAAAGTTCAAGGCAGCATTATTTAAGATTTAGCTTGCCAGAAACGTATCAACATTTAATAGATTTAGAAATCGAAGAAGATTATTCTATGGGCTATGCAAGCAATGTTGGGTTTAGAGCCAGCACTTGTACCCCTTTTTATTTTTACGATTTGGATTTTGAGATTCAAACGCCTTTAAAAATATTTCCTTTTGCTTTGATGGATACTACTTTAAACGATTATATGAAGTTAACGCCAAAGCAATCTTTAGGTAGAATTAGAGACTTAAAAAACGAAGTGCAAGCTGTAAATGGAACTTTTATAACGCTATTTCATAACGAAAGTTTAAGCGATTATTTACGTTGGAAAGGTTGGAAACGTTTATATGAATCGATGTTAAAAGTAGCCAACTCTTAAATGATAAAATACATAAAAAGACAAGATTTAAATGTCGTGAAATACGATGCCTGTATAGAGGATTCTCTACAAAGTAGAATTTATGCTTTTTCTTGGTATTTAGATATTGTTGCAGACAATTGGGATGTTTTGGTTTTGGATGATTATAAGGCTGTAATGCCAATTCCTATTCGAAAAAAATATGGCATTAAATATGTATATCCACCTTTTTGGTTGTTAGAATTGGGCGTTTTTT
It includes:
- a CDS encoding polysaccharide deacetylase family protein codes for the protein MILVYTHKITPRIRYIFKHLLTRILLIPVDFTSKVEEFVAHNGPKLSYTKTPLGGEFFIKSNPLLFEQGVNDLEITLNKWDEVPCFFSTNLKSAIPFDIFAASFYLVTRYEEYLPHVKDVHGRYSAEQSLAYKKGFLEKPVVDIWAYKFLKLLKEKFPEYECKTRTYNYISTIDIDNAFAYKHKSLIRSLGGFFNDLFKFRLLNVLYRLAVIFNLKDDPFDTFQKILRLKKEYNVKTIFFFLIGDYTTFDTNVSASKSKYRLLIKQMGDYAKVGLHPSYFTMEKAKLLKKEKERLESITNSPVKSSRQHYLRFSLPETYQHLIDLEIEEDYSMGYASNVGFRASTCTPFYFYDLDFEIQTPLKIFPFALMDTTLNDYMKLTPKQSLGRIRDLKNEVQAVNGTFITLFHNESLSDYLRWKGWKRLYESMLKVANS